The sequence below is a genomic window from Luteitalea sp..
TACACGGTCGTCTTGGTGGGACAACACGATGCCGGGACCGGCGCGCTCCAGATCGTCCACGCTCAACTGGAGGCGATCCAGTTGGACGTGCGGCACATCGACTTTCAGCTTCTGTTGCGGCGCGAGACGAAGAATCCAGAACGGGAGCGAGAGATTGACTCGCTTACCTTCACGCTCGTCGTAGACAAGGACATGGAGAGCGCGTGGCTGCCGGCCGTCGGCGAGCGCCGCACGCCGCTCGAGATTGACCACGCGGACGTCGTGCCCATCGAGGCTCATCTCGAGCAACGGCGGCTGATCGGCGAATCGCCGCTTGATGGAGATGAACTCGGTCTCAACGGCGGCAGACGTGGTGCTCTGGATCTTGACGTGGCGGTGCCAGTAGTACGCGCCCGCGCCGACGAGGGCCACGATGGCCAACAGGAAGGCGACGAAGAGGCCAACCAGAATCCACAGCCAGCGTCGCATGACGGGAGATCTCACCGACTCGACACGATCTCGAGGGAGGTGCGGTTGCGGAATGGTGTCCGCTTCAGGCGGGTCGCCTCATCGGCGCAGACGCGATCGCCGGCGCTACGGCACACGGCATTGGCAGCGTCGTAGCGCGCGACGGCTTGTTCGCGTTGCTGCCCCAGGTCCGCGACCATCCCGAGCTCGAGCAGCGCGCGCCCCTTGATCCATGGCTTGGCCTCGTGCTGTTCCGCGTATGTCAGATCGTCCCGGGCTTCCGCAAAGCGACCGAGCGCCCGCCGCGCCACGCCGCGCTTGTAACGCCAGAGCGCCTCCTCGCCGAACATTCGTGGACGCGTCTCCACGGCGAGCATCGCGAGGCCCTCGTCTAGCTCCCGCACGGCGCGTAGTGGCACCCCCGCACGCAACGCGGCCGATCCCGACTCCAGCCAGAGCAGACGATTCCGCGGGTACTGGCGCTTCAGACTGGTCAGGATCAGCTGGGCTTTGTCGTATTGCTTCTCCCGGTTGTACAGCAGCACCAGCGCGAACTTGGCTTCCGTCTGGACTTCGGACTTGGTGCGGGCGGCCGCCTCGATGAGGGCGAACGCGCGCTCCTTGTCCCCGCCAAAGCCAGCCAGGTAAGCCATCCATCGCATGGGCAGCGCGAGGCCTGCGACGACGTAGCGGTAGGTGCCGACGATGAGCCCCGCGTCGTGGCGTGATGCGTCGAGGGCGAGCACACGCTCGTGAGCGTTGAACGCGCGGCGCGCCGGGCCGAAGGCACCGACGACGCGGCCTTCGATCGTGGCGGTGTACGACGCCCTGAGGCCGAGAGCCACGCCGAGGTCATACTGTCCCTGCACATCGTCTGGGTGTTGCTCGAGCCGTCGTTCGGCGAGCTTCTCGGCGCGATCGACGTAGCGCTTGAACGTCCTCGCCTGATCCGCGGGCGGAGGCGAGACCTTCACGTCCTTGGCGACGAGCTTGCCGAGATACTCGTCAGTGGTGACCGATCCTCGTCGGAACAAGATATGTAGCCAGGTGATGGATGCGAGGCTGTGGTAGACGGCCGCGTCGTTCGGGTCGGCTGCTGCTGCACCCTCGAGGATCGACACGGCGCGGTCATGATCGAGGTTGTACGCATGCTCGTACGCTTCGGCGCGCAGCGCAGCGGCCCGCGTTGAGCCCGCGGCCGGTCTCCTCGGCTCCGCAAAGACGGAGCCATTGACGAGTAAGGCGACGGCCAGCGCCGCGACGCAGCCGGAGTTAGGTCGCTGCTGCATTGGGAACACGCGCGCCTCGACGGCTACAGATTATGATACGCTGCCATGCGTTTTAACGTTGCAAGGAGGCTCGCTGGATGCCACGTGGACGAAGGAAAGGCACGGCGCGCGGTGTGGGTGTCTCCGCTGAGGTGCTTACCTGGGCGCTTGAAGGCCTGCAGCGCGAGATAGGTCAGACGAAGGAGCGGCTAACTGAGCTAACGGCGCGCCAGCGCGAGGTACGCGCGGCGCTCGACCAGGGGCGTGCATTGGCTGAGACGCCGCCTGCCGCTGCGCCGGCGGAGACCCGCCGCCAGGGGAAAGGCCGTCGCCGAAAGCGCCGGCTCTCGGCCGAAGGCCGGAAGCGCATTCGAGAAGCGCTGAAGCGTCGCTGGGAGCGGTATCACGACCAACAGGCCCGCAAGTCCGTCCGTAAGAGCACGAAGTAGAACGTGCGCGGCCCAAGAAGCCAGGGGCGGGGGGCAAGGTTTGAGGTTCCAATGCGGCTGATCCGGTTCGCAAGGTGCCGGAACCTGAACCCTCGCCACTCGCCTTGATCCCTCTATCCCTTGACCCCTTGACCCCTTGATCCCTTGATCCCTTTCCCCCCTTTACCCCTTTCCCCCTTTCCCCCCCAACACCCGCCCCGCCACCTTGACCGTCCGATCGACGATCGATTGATCGTGTGCGGTCGAGAGAAACCAGCCCTCGAACTGTGAGGGTGGCACGTAGATCCCCGCGGCGAGCAGTCCTTGAAAGAATCGCGCGTAGGCCGAAGTGTCGGCGCGGCAGGCGCTCGTGTAATCCGTCACCGGCGCGTCAGTGAAGAAGGGCGTCAAGATCGAGCCAGCGCGGTTGACCTGGAGAGGCACAGCTGCCTGCCGAGCGGCGGTGAGCAAGCCTTCCACGAGCCGGGCGCCCAGCCGATCGAGGCGTCGATAAAGCCGCGGCGACAGCTCGCCGAGGGCCCACGCGCCTGCCGTCATGGCCAGGGGATTACCCGAGAGCGTGCCCGCTTGGTAGACGGGACCAGCGGGAGCAACGAGCTGCATGAGGTCTGCCCGCCCGCCGTACGCACCAACAGGCAGGCCACCTCCGATGATCTTTCCCAAGCAAGTGAGGTCGGGCCGCACGCCGTAAATCTCCTGCGCGCCGCCTGGTGCGACGCGGAAACCGCTGATGACCTCGTCGAAGAGGAGGAGCGCCCCTTCACGCGTGCACAGTGTCCGCAAGTCTTGGAGAAACGTGGACTGCGGTGGCACGACCCCCATGTTGCCGGCGATGGGCTCGATGATAACGGCTGCAATCTCGCCGGCGTGCTCTGCGAACAGGCGCTCGACCGTGTCGAGATCGTTGTAGCTTGCAATGAGTGTAGTACTGGAGGCGCCGGCTGGCACACCAGGGCTCGTCGGCACGCCGAGCGTGGTCGCACCCGAGCCCGCTTCGACGAGAAATGGATCAGCGTGGCCGTGATAGCAGCCCGCAAACTTGACGACCTTCTCACGCGTTGTCGCAGCCCGTGCGACACGAAGCGCGCTCATGGTGGCCTCGGTGCCGGAGCTCACGAAGCGCACCATTTCCATCGAGGGCATCAGCGCGCGGACGCGCTCCGCCAGCGACACCTCGAGGACGGTCGGCGCGCCGAAGCTCGTTCCCCGCTTGGCGGCGTCAGACAGCGCTCTCACGAGCTTGCGCGGTGCGTGTCCGTGGAGGAGAGGGCCCCAGGACATCACGTAGTCGATGTACGTCCGGCCATCGACGTCGGTGATCGTCGCGCCTTTCGCCCGTGCGATGAAAGGGGGCACGCCGCCCACCGCCTTGAAGGCTCGGACTGGGCTATCGACGCCCCCGGGGAGGAGCGCCTGCGCGCGTTCGAACAGACGAACGGACTTCTTGGTTCTTCGAAACATGAACCCAAAACTATACGCGGTTTGTGTTCTCCAAAAATCCGGAGTTGCTCATCCAGTGGACCGGATCGCCGCCGTAGGAACGAAGCAGAGGGTGCCCAACCACGATGACGGCTGGGCGGCGTCTCTCTCCCGACAGGCGGCCCTTTGCCGTCGTTCTCATTGCTTCAGTCGGCTCGTCCCTGAATACTCACTGTTCGTCCCTGTACCCCCGACGCGCGACCGGTTGGTCGCTGGAGATGAGTTTGGAGACAGGTAAGGCCAACGATCGAATCGCCAGTGGCACAGTTTGTGCTCACAGTCACGGCCGTGCCACCGCGCTCCGGGGAATATGGCGCGGATCGGCTTCACACCCAGGCGATTTTGAGGTTCAACGAGCGGGGCCCGGGGGGTTAGGGAGGAGGAAAGCGTGCGCCGAATCAAGCCTTTCATACCACCGATTGTTGCTGCGACAGTGCTCGCGGTGCTATCGATGGCTCACCCTGCGCATGCGCAGGTGGTGAGCACCGGCACTATCGAGGTCATCGTTCAAGACCCGGACGGATTTGCGATTCCCGGCGTGACGGTTGTTGCCCAGGCGGCCAACGCGGTGACCAGGCGCGAGGGCGTCACCGACGCCGAAGGACGGGCCACCCTTGGCGCCATGGAGCCGTCGGAGAATTACGTCGTCACCACGGAGCTCTCGGGCTTCACACCGACGCGGAACGAGAATGTGCTGGTTCGATCCGGTCAAACGGCGACCGTGCGCGTGTCGCTCGCCGTCGGCGGCCTGGCGGAAGTCGTGCAGGTGACCGCGGAGCCACCGCTCGTCGACACCAAGAGTGCGACAACCGGGATGGACATCACGCTGCAGTTGACCGAGTCTCTGCCCACCGGGCGCACGTATCAGAGCTACCTGCAAGCGGTGCCGGGCGTGCTGCCGGACGACCCCGAGAGTCCAGGTAACCCCGCGGTCAAGTCTGGGCTGAACTATAGCGACATCGGCGGAAACCTTGGCGTCTCGACCGACAACTACTATTACTTCAACGGCATTGACGTCACGGATCCCCTGACGGGAACCTTTGGTGCGAACCTGAACACCGAGATTATTCAGGAGATGAAGGTCCTGACGGGTGGTATTCCCGCAGAGTTCACCGGCACCCCGAGCTTGCTGACGAACGTTATCACCAAGTCGGGTAGCAACACGTTCCACGGCTCTGCGAATTACTTCTTCCAG
It includes:
- the hemL gene encoding glutamate-1-semialdehyde 2,1-aminomutase, translated to MFRRTKKSVRLFERAQALLPGGVDSPVRAFKAVGGVPPFIARAKGATITDVDGRTYIDYVMSWGPLLHGHAPRKLVRALSDAAKRGTSFGAPTVLEVSLAERVRALMPSMEMVRFVSSGTEATMSALRVARAATTREKVVKFAGCYHGHADPFLVEAGSGATTLGVPTSPGVPAGASSTTLIASYNDLDTVERLFAEHAGEIAAVIIEPIAGNMGVVPPQSTFLQDLRTLCTREGALLLFDEVISGFRVAPGGAQEIYGVRPDLTCLGKIIGGGLPVGAYGGRADLMQLVAPAGPVYQAGTLSGNPLAMTAGAWALGELSPRLYRRLDRLGARLVEGLLTAARQAAVPLQVNRAGSILTPFFTDAPVTDYTSACRADTSAYARFFQGLLAAGIYVPPSQFEGWFLSTAHDQSIVDRTVKVAGRVLGGKGGKG